The Zootoca vivipara chromosome 4, rZooViv1.1, whole genome shotgun sequence genome has a segment encoding these proteins:
- the SMIM11 gene encoding small integral membrane protein 11, whose translation MWLMNWKALENFPLLMYILAAKTLILCLAFAGAKIYQRKRLEEKMKKEEEEKLKRGEKKEN comes from the exons ATGTGGCTAATGAACTGGAAG gCACTGGAAAATTTCCCGCTGCTAATGTACATTTTAGCAGCTAAAACATTAATCCTTTGCTTAGCATTTGCTGGGGCAAAAATATACCAGAGGAAAAGGcttgaggaaaaaatgaaaaaagaagaggaggagaagctgaaaaggggagagaaaaaagaaaactga